One segment of Thermococcus sp. AM4 DNA contains the following:
- a CDS encoding MTH1187 family thiamine-binding protein, giving the protein MAVAEICLFPLGTESPSVGKYLEPVIEVIEKSGLKYMVCPMGTVVEGSIEEILELVKKCHEAILKAGAKRVVISLKIDDRVDKPLSIEGKLGR; this is encoded by the coding sequence ATGGCCGTTGCGGAGATATGCCTCTTCCCCCTGGGAACCGAAAGTCCGAGCGTCGGAAAGTACTTGGAGCCTGTCATCGAGGTCATAGAAAAGAGCGGCCTGAAGTACATGGTGTGCCCCATGGGGACGGTGGTCGAGGGGTCCATTGAGGAGATACTTGAGCTCGTCAAAAAATGCCACGAGGCAATACTGAAGGCCGGAGCGAAGCGCGTCGTCATCAGCCTGAAGATAGACGACAGGGTTGATAAACCCCTCAGCATAGAGGGCAAGCTGGGGAGGTAG
- a CDS encoding adenylate kinase translates to MNILIFGPPGSGKSTHSRRIVEEYGLTYISSGDLIRREIERKSSLGVEMAAYLSRGDLIPDTIVNTLIISRLRRQRENFILDGYPRTPEQVIALENYLYDHGIRLDLALEIFIDEEASVERISGRRICPNCGAVYHVKYNPPKVPGVCDLCGSKLVQRADDREEVVRKRYRIYIRNMEPIIKFYRAKGIYVRVDGHGLIPDVWKRIQPLLDYIHEREKKRKEHE, encoded by the coding sequence ATGAACATTCTGATCTTCGGACCCCCTGGCTCGGGAAAGAGCACCCATTCGAGGAGGATCGTGGAGGAGTACGGCCTCACGTACATATCGTCCGGAGACCTGATCAGGAGGGAAATCGAGAGAAAAAGCTCGCTCGGAGTCGAGATGGCCGCCTACCTGAGCAGGGGCGACCTGATCCCCGACACGATAGTGAACACTCTCATCATCTCCCGCCTGAGGCGCCAGAGGGAGAACTTCATCCTGGACGGCTATCCGAGAACGCCCGAGCAGGTCATAGCCCTCGAAAACTACCTCTACGACCACGGGATAAGGCTCGACCTGGCCCTGGAGATATTCATCGACGAGGAGGCGAGCGTGGAGAGGATCTCCGGCAGGAGGATATGCCCGAACTGCGGGGCTGTTTATCACGTCAAGTACAATCCCCCGAAGGTTCCGGGGGTCTGCGACCTCTGTGGCTCAAAGCTCGTGCAGAGGGCTGACGACAGGGAGGAGGTTGTAAGAAAGCGCTACCGCATCTACATCAGGAACATGGAGCCGATAATCAAGTTCTACCGGGCCAAGGGCATCTACGTTAGAGTCGACGGTCACGGCCTCATCCCCGACGTGTGGAAGAGAATACAACCCCTCCTCGACTACATCCACGAGAGGGAGAAGAAGAGAAAGGAGCACGAGTGA
- a CDS encoding single- stranded DNA-binding family protein encodes MKLSTGYVRASGYAHKVRRVLFALTRGKVDPKEVVRAAGELNQYIFEKFQELKVDKADVVRITVPFEIRDGKIVWDYERLNIEVYRKSEEERLAKALEEVEEREKELEERISEIEKTAVKLRDLAEELLERIERLKEEHTSLRLKAEE; translated from the coding sequence ATGAAGCTGAGCACCGGTTACGTCCGGGCATCTGGCTACGCCCACAAGGTCAGGAGGGTTCTCTTCGCCCTTACCCGGGGAAAAGTTGACCCCAAGGAAGTTGTGAGGGCGGCCGGGGAGCTGAACCAGTACATCTTTGAGAAGTTCCAGGAGCTGAAGGTTGATAAGGCCGACGTCGTGAGGATAACGGTTCCCTTCGAGATCAGGGACGGGAAGATCGTCTGGGATTACGAAAGGCTCAACATAGAGGTTTACAGAAAGAGCGAGGAGGAGAGACTGGCGAAGGCCCTTGAGGAGGTGGAGGAGAGGGAGAAGGAACTGGAAGAACGCATCAGCGAGATCGAGAAAACCGCGGTAAAGCTCAGGGACCTCGCTGAGGAGCTCCTCGAAAGGATAGAGCGGCTGAAGGAGGAGCACACATCGCTCAGACTGAAGGCGGAGGAGTGA